The sequence below is a genomic window from Verrucomicrobiota bacterium.
TGCGTCTTTCGAGGGGAGTTTTGACTGGCCTCTTTCCTCGTCGCAGGTAGATTCCGCCATGGAAGCGAAGGAACAATTGCAGAGCTTTCTCGAGTTCGCGGTGGGAGGGATTGCAAGCGACCCGGAAGCCCTGGAAATCGTCTGCACGGAGGAGTCAGAAAAGAGCTTCAAATACCAGGTCCGAGTG
It includes:
- a CDS encoding KH domain-containing protein, which encodes MEAKEQLQSFLEFAVGGIASDPEALEIVCTEESEKSFKYQVRVGDEDVPKVVGKSGFTASAIRSLLKVGAEKLGVEANLRVDGAKR